A single Phragmites australis chromosome 4, lpPhrAust1.1, whole genome shotgun sequence DNA region contains:
- the LOC133915368 gene encoding uncharacterized protein LOC133915368: MAKLPDLGSDFAQKLLKDLRQRRERLGFESAAAQRGMANAAPRDAYSNAQKPLQVHKPQQAAPRVGRSEATTNRLYRQGNNSIAELRKPRHHDTLAVAHSHAIVPFQGGGGGIKPKPAVKVDVDVQMALALALSNSGKLQNIQLVARNGENYLLPPNAHVGKVAIGVQKLNDILMAYSSGAGSRDFGRRGSVEMGKQLLRGAMDLEESLSMLMMLQEASDYMETSGNGKVLLLEGTKSRRSSACSSSSARLVEIVDEDSEADQGNDAKSSSDASMQIVPHRKPESSSPNHSSTLQLTTVTNSSKSHASRGEKEDSKVRMPSLIAKLMGLDNLPSAKAAAERKGTEKFVKPEAVPRKVAATNVMVGTLPIRIVASERVPSKGQIKNLLAREWNISLTKSEESESATVQSNRNSHFTADRQTRQTMSQVLNKQESTERRVSQSQVVDEKIIHKNMKLTKESKLQNPVSVGCRNDAGKRMGFLQRFRKNANNKSVVEERDVIQENNRTLGKKQTASMKLLLGRDSEAKPRRTKEKFNKENLGSTEVKAEGKNGKTNQKRKQAQIKQTNKRIMAKKVQNYRQTQSETASQNPEDKRSLKSEAMRTKQKLEYTALIQQNNGRHEKVDGIWSSKPSDDTPDDGGIFEQSTGEMKDNSTTRGASSDQSERQTTEEIDDPTSAVSLTSEDSNVLDQGAIAETNADRINHKASETTQIPETFSEGEQQQLLQQQPQQVKEVKGQPRDGLDHTTESGSPTDLRNHKMQVISCDSFTENQLLLTEMLLKDHYLLETAKAITGIHVPVSVVDVNTGKWLDKSNQVLSDIGREVIRRKCKRTEAMVNVSMTRTATPRLQTLDDLIRELDSDIQSLNIPKKPHQQSWDSTAEKLKMILLRDIQNTHSDANSMWDFGWSRMSDLPIEQNEVIKDLVKNILGGIITDVARELIEVSIHQGVLCL, from the exons ataagccacaacAAGCAGCTCCTCGGGTAGGAAGATCAGAAGCAACAACAAATAGATTA TACCGGCAAGGCAACAACTCCATTGCCGAACTCAGGAAGCCGCGCCACCATGACACGCTGGCCGTTGCCCACTCGCACGCTATCGTGCCGttccaaggaggaggaggaggcatcaaGCCGAAGCCGGCGGTCAAAGTCGACGTCGACGTGCAGATGGCGCTGGCCCTCGCGCTCAGCAACAGCGGCAAACTTCAGAACATCCAGCTCGTGGCCCGCAATGGAGAAAACTACCTGCTGCCTCCCAATGCGCACGTCGGCAAGGTGGCCATTGGAGTACAGAAGCTGAATGACATACTCATGGCGTACTCTTCAGGTGCCGGCTCGAGGGACTTCGGCAGGAGGGGCTCGGTGGAGATGGGGAAGCAGCTGCTCAGAGGTGCCATGGACCTGGAGGAGTCCTTGAGCATGCTTATGATGTTACAAGAAGCCTCGGACTACATGGAGACCTCAGGGAACGGCAAGGTGCTGCTGCTGGAAGGCACGAAGAGTCGGAGGAGCTCGGCATGCTCCTCGAGTTCCGCAAGGCTGGTGGAGATCGTTGATGAAGATTCAGAGGCCGATCAAGGCAACGATGCAAAGAGCTCATCAGATGCCTCTATGCAGATTGTTCCTCACAGAAAGCCTGAGAGTTCCAGTCCAAACCACAGCTCAACCTTGCAGCTTACTACTGTGACAAACAGTTCCAAGAGCCATGCTTCTAGAGGTGAAAAGGAAGATTCAAAGGTGAGGATGCCCAGTCTGATTGCCAAGCTGATGGGGCTGGATAATCTTCCATCTGCGAAGGCGGCTGCGGAGCGCAAGGGGACAGAGAAGTTTGTAAAACCTGAAGCAGTGCCAAGAAAGGTAGCGGCGACAAATGTGATGGTTGGCACATTACCGATACGGATTGTAGCTTCAGAAAGGGTGCCATCCAAAGGGCAAATCAAGAATTTGCTGGCAAGAGAGTGGAATATTAGCCTGACAAAGTCTGAAGAATCTGAAAGTGCTACCGTACAGTCAAACAGAAATTCACATTTTACAGCTGACAGGCAAACAAGGCAAACCATGAGTCAGGTGTTAAATAAACAGGAAAGTACAGAGAGAAGAGTTAGTCAAAGCCAAGTAGTTGATGAGAAAATCATccataagaacatgaagctgacCAAAGAAAGCAAGCTGCAAAATCCCGTCAGCGTTGGATGCCGCAATGATGCAGGAAAAAGGATGggctttcttcaaaggtttagGAAAAATGCAAACAACAAATCAGTCGTGGAAGAGAGAGATGTTATTCAAGAAAATAATAGAACACTTGGAAAGAAGCAAACCGCAAGCATGAAACTGTTGCTGGGCAGAGACAGTGAGGCGAAGCCAAGGAGGACGAAAGAGAAGTTCAACAAGGAAAACCTTGGCTCTACTGAAGTCAAGGCTGAAGGAAAGAATGGCAAGACAAATCAAAAGAGAAAGCAAGCACAAATTAAGCAAACAAATAAACGCATCATGGCGAAAAAGGTGCAGAATTATCGGCAAACGCAGAGTGAAACGGCCAGTCAGAACCCAGAAGACAAGAGGTCGCTGAAATCAGAAGCAATGCGTACGAAACAGAAGCTTGAATATACTGCACTGATACAACAGAATAATGGCAGGCATGAAAAAGTAGATGGCATTTGGAGTAGCAAACCATCAGATGACACACCTGATGATGGTGGTATTTTCGAACAATCAACAGGAGAAATGAAAGATAACAGCACAACTAGAGGGGCTTCATCAGACCAATCTGAAAGGCAAACAACTGAAGAAATCGACGATCCAACCTCTGCTGTTTCACTGACAAGTGAAGACTCAAACGTCTTAGATCAGGGTGCAATTGCTGAGACAAAT GCTGACAGAATTAATCACAAAGCCAGTGAGACTACTCAGATACCGGAAACGTTTTCTGAAGGAGaacagcagcagctgctgcaacAGCAACCACAACAAGTGAAAGAAGTGAAGGGTCAACCAAGGGATG GTTTGGATCATACTACAGAGTCCGGTAGTCCAACAGATTTGAGAAACCACAAGATGCAAGTTATTTCATGTGATTCATTCACAGAGAATCAACTCCTTCTCACAGAAATGTTGCTAAAGGATCACTACTTGCTTGAAACTGCAAAGGCGATTACCGGAATCCATGTTCCAGTCAGTGTTGTCGATGTCAACACAGGGAAGTGGTTAGACAAAAGCAATCAGGTTCTTTCAGACATAGGGCGAGAAGTGATCCGAAGAAAATGTAAACGAACCGAGGCGATGGTAAATGTTAGCATGACACGCACTGCTACCCCGAGATTGCAAACTCTGGATGATCTTATCAGAGAATTGGACAGCGATATTCAGTCTCTGAACATCCCCAAGAAACCTCACCAGCAGAGTTGGGATAGCACAGCTGAAAAGTTGAAAATGATACTTCTCAGGGACATTCAGAACACACATTCAGACGCCAACTCGATGTGGGATTTTGGTTGGAGCCGCATGTCGGATCTCCCAATCGAACAGAATGAAGTTATCAAGGACTTGGTGAAGAACATATTGGGTGGCATCATCACAGATGTAGCAAGGGAGCTCATTGAAGTGTCTATACACCAAGGCGTGCTGTGCCTGTGA